One genomic region from Candidatus Eremiobacterota bacterium encodes:
- the pilM gene encoding pilus assembly protein PilM, translating into MFGKKVTAGLDIGQDSVKCATSLSDKYLVRDMRLCATMADRQTRDQLASREELIRCVNELVKVCQKEVPGFGKHVSASVQGSGSVARYLELPLLKPKELSVAVNSQASKYVPFPLKDMTLSFVNVPQLSTAKKKSAVFFIAEQNETLEELKAIMKATGLNLNRIETPVLSLSRLFALNHRFPKDEFFAIIHMGFRYSFFIVLRDRYPYFVRELSISGRDFTYALQMGGQCSWREAEETKLKYDVLAKETAIEPFITRWLDDVKRSIEFFVKQFPGENFDIKKIFITGGTAAMKNLDLRLSSFIALPVESDRWDRIKRSGVQGEGSAEGDDGFSTFSVAMGLTFD; encoded by the coding sequence ATGTTCGGAAAAAAAGTCACCGCAGGTCTTGACATAGGCCAGGACAGCGTGAAATGCGCCACCTCCCTGTCTGACAAATACCTTGTCAGGGACATGAGGCTCTGCGCTACCATGGCGGACCGTCAGACCCGTGATCAGCTCGCCTCGAGGGAAGAGCTCATCCGCTGCGTCAACGAGCTGGTGAAAGTCTGCCAGAAGGAGGTCCCCGGCTTCGGGAAGCACGTGAGTGCCTCGGTGCAGGGAAGCGGGAGCGTGGCCCGTTACCTTGAGCTTCCCCTTCTCAAGCCCAAGGAGCTCTCCGTCGCCGTGAACTCCCAGGCATCAAAATACGTGCCCTTCCCGCTGAAAGACATGACGCTCTCCTTCGTGAACGTGCCGCAGCTCTCGACGGCCAAGAAAAAAAGCGCCGTATTCTTTATCGCCGAGCAGAACGAGACACTCGAGGAGCTCAAGGCAATCATGAAAGCGACGGGCCTCAACCTGAACAGGATCGAGACACCGGTCCTGTCGCTTTCGCGCCTCTTCGCCCTCAACCACAGGTTTCCCAAGGATGAGTTTTTCGCCATAATCCACATGGGCTTCCGTTACTCATTCTTTATCGTCTTACGGGACCGCTATCCCTACTTCGTGAGAGAGCTCTCCATCTCGGGGAGGGATTTTACTTACGCGCTCCAGATGGGGGGCCAGTGCAGCTGGAGAGAAGCCGAGGAGACCAAGCTCAAGTACGACGTGCTGGCCAAAGAGACGGCCATAGAGCCCTTCATCACCCGGTGGCTTGACGATGTAAAGAGATCCATCGAGTTTTTTGTCAAGCAGTTCCCTGGCGAAAATTTCGACATCAAGAAGATATTCATCACCGGCGGCACCGCGGCAATGAAGAACCTGGACCTGAGGCTCTCCAGCTTCATTGCCCTCCCTGTGGAGAGCGACAGGTGGGACAGGATCAAGCGGTCTGGCGTCCAGGGCGAGGGCTCCGCAGAGGGCGACGACGGCTTCAGCACTTTCAGTGTAGCCATGGGACTGACTTTTGACTAA
- a CDS encoding HAMP domain-containing sensor histidine kinase: MGEHLFLTSLNKPPFFRKAFHDLRNPLVVIKGYLALMREGCGGDLSEEHREWVDDMRSNSEHLLDLVNTLADLSFLESGIWEEKKTSLDMKEIVARSLKELAPMRKNVSTAASFPEKACFYDGDELYITRACRGLIHHGLVYGQEGAAVPVKLRDDPHALSLVVEVPGLVLAEDQQKAICEGFFSGEPAGEAKATGLELLIAHMVAANYGGGLVAESAPGKGTSYTLTFVRFSH; the protein is encoded by the coding sequence ATGGGAGAGCATCTTTTTCTCACAAGCCTTAATAAGCCCCCCTTTTTCAGAAAGGCCTTTCATGACCTCAGGAACCCCCTGGTGGTCATCAAGGGATACCTGGCACTCATGCGCGAGGGCTGCGGCGGTGACCTCTCAGAAGAGCACCGTGAATGGGTTGACGATATGCGGAGCAACTCGGAGCACCTGCTGGATCTTGTGAATACCCTGGCCGATCTCAGCTTTCTTGAATCAGGAATATGGGAGGAGAAGAAGACCTCCCTTGACATGAAGGAGATCGTGGCCCGCTCTCTGAAAGAGCTCGCGCCCATGAGGAAAAATGTCTCCACCGCCGCCTCATTCCCCGAGAAGGCCTGTTTTTACGACGGCGACGAGCTCTATATCACGAGGGCCTGCCGCGGGCTCATTCACCACGGGCTGGTCTATGGCCAGGAGGGCGCCGCGGTGCCGGTCAAGCTCAGGGATGACCCCCATGCCCTCTCCCTTGTCGTTGAGGTCCCCGGCCTTGTGCTCGCAGAGGATCAGCAGAAAGCCATCTGTGAAGGCTTTTTCTCCGGCGAGCCTGCCGGTGAGGCAAAAGCCACGGGGCTTGAGCTTCTGATAGCCCACATGGTGGCGGCCAATTACGGAGGCGGTCTTGTCGCGGAGAGCGCCCCGGGGAAAGGAACAAGCTACACACTCACCTTTGTAAGATTTTCGCATTAA
- a CDS encoding response regulator — protein MTHHILIVEDNASIARIWQLKLVKEGYEVTHAKTGKEGLDRVKEKKPSLILMDIMMPGDLDGVEVFRQLRQNVETADIPVIFLSSSVKDKQEIQKILDMGALDFMAKFQITPDELAQKIKVHLAGA, from the coding sequence ATGACCCATCACATACTGATTGTCGAGGACAACGCATCCATTGCCAGGATATGGCAGCTCAAGCTCGTCAAGGAAGGCTATGAGGTCACTCATGCCAAGACCGGCAAGGAGGGCCTTGACAGGGTCAAGGAGAAGAAGCCCTCCCTCATTCTGATGGATATCATGATGCCGGGGGACCTCGACGGCGTAGAGGTCTTCCGCCAGCTCCGCCAGAACGTCGAGACCGCCGATATCCCCGTCATATTCCTGAGCTCAAGCGTGAAGGACAAGCAGGAGATCCAGAAGATCCTGGACATGGGGGCCCTGGATTTCATGGCCAAGTTCCAGATCACGCCCGACGAGCTCGCCCAGAAAATCAAAGTCCACCTCGCGGGAGCGTGA
- a CDS encoding response regulator, whose protein sequence is MAKEMIFVAEDEQDIQKVIKVTLKYKGGFEVKFAGNGLELLDLVKEEKPALIICDVMMPRMDGYEACRTLKAQPDTASIPFVFLTAKAQEKEIEEGLALGAIDYIKKPFEPDEFVAKVKGLLGNASRKE, encoded by the coding sequence ATGGCGAAGGAAATGATCTTTGTGGCAGAGGATGAGCAGGATATTCAGAAGGTAATCAAGGTCACGCTGAAATACAAGGGCGGCTTCGAGGTGAAATTCGCAGGCAACGGACTGGAGCTGCTGGACCTGGTGAAGGAGGAGAAGCCGGCCCTCATCATCTGCGACGTCATGATGCCCAGGATGGACGGCTACGAGGCCTGCAGGACCCTCAAGGCCCAGCCTGACACTGCTTCCATCCCCTTCGTGTTCCTCACGGCGAAAGCCCAGGAGAAGGAGATCGAGGAGGGCCTGGCCCTCGGAGCCATTGACTACATAAAGAAACCCTTTGAGCCCGACGAGTTTGTGGCGAAAGTGAAGGGGCTGCTGGGGAACGCTTCTCGGAAGGAGTGA
- a CDS encoding ATP-binding protein — protein MIGRSVKLQRKLIGFLLIVSLVPLAIMGVYGILLNRRHLIFSEKYKVASIISLHNVMCTKMLNSSGDSLIFLSQEASLPRLLSGSAKAGDREAEVAVLSRLLTEQMRLRAEKFSRLSLLDGEGRELFRIMKDPALGSYHQSLQSPVSYGDDPLVQRAIALQVGHIKGDPSSAFPSSAVITGTVFDGASCIVLLTPFYTPSGNYRGGLIAVLDSSFIKTSLLYKHRNEMIQNFNEFTYLATDDGSVLTSTDPSFAGSGKSSPEAMNVKRLFSKADFDAITGKYQESKFDKGEWVWSFDTVFPAIPAMYERPGGKVRASLKTIVRVKYDDLFKVLKWHHNIIAILLGASTIMSLLSGVYLTRKFLIPINIIMKGTEEVSGGNLDYEITIRSDDEFEALANRFNSMTRSLKEIYANIEQKVVERTEELAQANRLLGDAKEQTARDKERIEAVLNSTKEGILMVDREGSLILSNRACLEHFSLSLAPEGQGKPWNLKDLITPAEIFQDPARYSSDMAALVEHMDEVRSGHFIRLKPFLQIVEWFSAPVVHSTGSVLGRIIALRDITREKEVERMKDEFVSIVSHELRTPMTSISGSLSLVLDGTVGEINEDQKELLDIAKNNTTRLIRLINDILDISKIESGKIRMKKEPVDINKVVEDSVGGIGGFAENYGVKLSSDLGEDIPSFAADRDRLIQVVTNLLSNSIKFSPRGGTVFTKTWSGEGKVFVSVRDEGTGIPKDYHEKIFEKFQQVDSSTVREKGGTGLGLPICRAIIQEHGGSLWVESEPDKGSTFTFFVPLAGEASDKA, from the coding sequence ATGATAGGGCGCAGTGTCAAGCTTCAGAGAAAGCTCATTGGGTTTCTTCTCATAGTCTCCCTGGTCCCCCTTGCCATAATGGGGGTTTACGGCATCTTACTCAACAGGCGCCACCTCATCTTCTCGGAAAAGTACAAGGTGGCCTCCATCATATCCCTTCACAACGTCATGTGCACGAAGATGCTCAATTCTTCAGGTGACAGCCTTATTTTCCTCTCGCAGGAGGCTTCCCTTCCCCGCCTTCTCAGCGGCAGCGCAAAGGCCGGGGACAGAGAGGCAGAAGTCGCCGTCTTATCCAGATTGCTCACGGAGCAGATGCGTCTCCGTGCCGAGAAGTTCAGCCGTCTTTCCCTGCTTGACGGTGAAGGCAGGGAGCTCTTCAGGATTATGAAGGATCCGGCCCTCGGCAGTTATCACCAGTCACTCCAGAGTCCGGTATCTTATGGCGATGACCCCCTGGTGCAGAGGGCCATCGCCCTCCAGGTGGGCCATATCAAGGGAGACCCCTCCTCGGCTTTCCCTTCGAGCGCCGTGATAACAGGCACTGTTTTTGACGGCGCTTCCTGCATCGTGCTCCTTACCCCTTTCTATACACCGTCGGGGAATTATCGGGGCGGGCTCATCGCGGTGCTGGACAGCTCCTTTATAAAAACATCTCTGCTGTACAAGCACAGAAACGAGATGATCCAGAACTTCAACGAGTTTACCTACCTTGCCACCGATGACGGTTCAGTACTTACCTCCACCGATCCCTCCTTTGCCGGCAGCGGAAAAAGCTCCCCTGAGGCGATGAATGTGAAGAGGCTTTTCAGCAAGGCAGATTTTGACGCCATCACCGGTAAATACCAGGAAAGCAAATTTGACAAGGGTGAATGGGTCTGGTCTTTTGACACTGTCTTCCCTGCCATCCCCGCCATGTATGAGCGCCCGGGCGGCAAGGTCAGGGCCTCTCTGAAGACAATTGTGAGAGTGAAATACGATGATCTTTTCAAGGTGCTCAAATGGCATCATAATATCATTGCGATTCTGCTGGGCGCCTCGACGATCATGAGCCTTTTGTCAGGGGTGTACCTCACCAGGAAGTTCCTGATCCCCATCAACATCATCATGAAAGGCACCGAGGAGGTGTCGGGGGGGAACCTGGACTATGAGATCACCATCAGGAGCGACGACGAGTTCGAGGCTCTTGCCAATCGTTTCAACAGCATGACGCGGAGCCTCAAGGAGATCTATGCCAACATAGAGCAGAAGGTCGTGGAGCGCACCGAGGAGCTTGCCCAGGCCAACAGGCTCCTCGGCGACGCCAAGGAGCAGACGGCACGCGATAAGGAACGCATCGAGGCGGTCCTGAATTCCACCAAGGAAGGGATCCTGATGGTGGACAGGGAGGGGAGCCTCATCCTGTCAAACCGCGCATGCCTTGAGCATTTCTCGCTCTCCCTCGCCCCGGAAGGCCAGGGAAAGCCATGGAATCTAAAGGATCTCATCACCCCTGCGGAGATTTTCCAGGACCCGGCGCGGTACTCATCTGATATGGCCGCGCTCGTGGAGCACATGGACGAGGTGCGCTCCGGCCATTTCATAAGGCTCAAGCCCTTCCTTCAGATCGTGGAGTGGTTCAGCGCCCCGGTCGTCCACAGCACAGGCTCCGTCCTCGGGAGGATCATCGCCCTGAGGGATATCACCAGGGAGAAGGAAGTGGAGCGCATGAAGGACGAGTTCGTCTCCATCGTCTCCCATGAGCTCCGCACACCCATGACAAGCATATCAGGCTCCCTTTCGCTTGTGCTTGACGGCACCGTAGGTGAAATCAACGAGGATCAGAAAGAGCTCCTCGATATCGCCAAGAACAACACGACGCGCCTCATCAGGCTCATCAACGACATCCTGGACATCTCCAAGATAGAGTCGGGGAAGATAAGGATGAAGAAGGAGCCTGTCGATATCAACAAGGTGGTGGAGGACTCCGTCGGGGGCATCGGAGGCTTCGCGGAGAACTATGGCGTAAAGCTCTCAAGCGATCTCGGAGAAGACATCCCCTCTTTTGCCGCCGACCGCGACAGGCTCATCCAGGTCGTGACCAACCTCCTCTCCAATTCCATCAAGTTCAGCCCCCGCGGCGGCACTGTATTTACGAAGACATGGAGCGGCGAGGGAAAGGTCTTTGTCTCTGTCCGCGACGAGGGCACAGGGATCCCGAAAGACTACCATGAGAAGATATTTGAAAAGTTCCAGCAGGTTGACAGCTCGACGGTAAGGGAAAAGGGAGGCACGGGCCTGGGGCTCCCCATATGCAGGGCCATCATCCAGGAGCACGGGGGCTCCCTCTGGGTCGAGAGCGAGCCCGACAAGGGGAGCACCTTCACGTTTTTCGTGCCTCTTGCCGGGGAAGCTTCCGACAAAGCCTGA
- a CDS encoding GspE/PulE family protein, with protein sequence MHEWLDELEKDLGPDVILQARNEAHGGRNPAEFLVEKGLIPSRSLLSLLSRHYHLPSVELELYHPQKASVDRLNESVMRRFTAIPLFELDDHLFVAVTDPDDLTIHDFLRQMTGLTVEPVIATKDSIIAAINKIFLTEEKTAQAMGTFAEKKEEEDNAEGLEALMIEDESAPVIKLVNYMISQAVNLGASDLHLELFPDSVFLRYRVDGILYEFPPPPLHLYRAIVSRFKIISNLDVAERRMPQDGRASFRIGDDVYDLRVSIIPNVHGEGIVIRILATVGRSIDLEDLGFNTVMLDHYKKLIKRPFGLFLVTGPTGSGKSTTLYGTLKHIYTPKKKIITIEDPVEYQLKGITQIQVNSDIDFTFARGLRSILRHDPDIVMLGEIRDLETAEIAIRSSLTGHMVFSTLHTNDAASAVTRLLDMGIASYLIFASLLGVLAQRLVRRLCPKCRKKAELTRDELQAYGVSYIPEEYEVFEPAGCQACGGFGYKGRLAVYEYLEITNAMRRLPASDVTPEVIKRLAVDGYFRALRDSALEKFFEGETSIEEVLSVTAEGD encoded by the coding sequence ATGCATGAATGGCTTGATGAGCTGGAAAAGGACCTCGGCCCCGACGTGATCCTTCAGGCCCGGAACGAAGCGCACGGGGGAAGAAACCCCGCTGAATTCCTTGTGGAAAAGGGCCTCATCCCGTCAAGATCTCTCCTCTCCCTCCTTTCGCGCCATTACCACCTCCCCAGCGTGGAGCTTGAGCTCTATCATCCCCAGAAGGCCTCCGTTGACAGGCTGAACGAGAGCGTCATGAGGCGCTTTACTGCAATTCCGCTCTTTGAGCTTGATGACCACCTCTTTGTAGCCGTCACCGATCCCGATGATCTCACCATTCACGACTTCCTCAGGCAGATGACGGGGCTCACCGTTGAGCCCGTTATCGCAACGAAGGACTCCATCATAGCTGCCATCAACAAGATCTTCCTCACCGAGGAGAAAACAGCCCAGGCCATGGGCACCTTCGCCGAGAAAAAGGAAGAGGAAGATAATGCCGAGGGCCTTGAGGCCCTTATGATTGAGGACGAGAGCGCCCCTGTCATCAAGCTGGTGAACTACATGATCTCCCAGGCGGTGAACCTCGGCGCGAGCGATCTTCACCTTGAGCTCTTTCCCGACTCGGTGTTCCTCCGCTACCGGGTGGACGGCATCCTCTACGAGTTCCCGCCGCCGCCCCTGCACCTTTACCGGGCCATAGTGTCGCGCTTCAAGATAATCTCCAACCTGGACGTCGCCGAGCGGCGGATGCCCCAGGACGGGAGAGCCTCCTTCAGAATCGGCGATGATGTCTATGACCTGAGAGTCTCGATAATCCCCAACGTCCATGGCGAAGGCATCGTGATCCGCATCCTGGCAACGGTGGGGCGCTCCATCGACCTGGAGGACCTTGGCTTCAACACTGTCATGCTTGACCATTACAAGAAGCTCATAAAAAGGCCCTTCGGCCTCTTTCTCGTGACAGGCCCCACAGGGTCGGGGAAATCCACTACTCTCTACGGAACACTGAAACATATTTACACTCCCAAGAAAAAGATAATCACCATCGAGGACCCCGTCGAGTACCAGCTGAAAGGGATCACGCAGATCCAGGTGAACTCCGATATCGATTTCACCTTTGCGCGGGGCCTCAGGTCCATCCTGCGCCATGACCCCGACATCGTAATGCTCGGCGAGATCCGGGATCTTGAGACGGCAGAGATAGCCATCCGCTCGTCACTCACGGGCCACATGGTCTTCAGCACGCTCCACACCAACGACGCCGCTTCGGCGGTGACGCGCCTCCTGGACATGGGCATCGCCTCGTACCTCATCTTCGCGTCGCTGCTGGGAGTCCTGGCCCAGAGGCTCGTGAGGCGCCTCTGCCCCAAGTGCAGGAAAAAGGCGGAGCTTACCAGGGATGAGCTCCAGGCTTACGGAGTGAGCTACATCCCCGAGGAGTACGAGGTGTTCGAGCCGGCAGGGTGCCAGGCCTGCGGCGGCTTCGGATACAAGGGGCGCCTGGCAGTCTATGAGTACCTGGAGATCACCAATGCCATGCGGAGGCTTCCTGCCTCGGACGTGACCCCCGAGGTGATTAAAAGGCTTGCCGTTGACGGCTACTTCAGAGCCCTCAGGGACAGCGCCCTGGAAAAGTTCTTTGAGGGGGAAACAAGCATAGAAGAGGTGCTGAGCGTCACCGCAGAGGGTGATTAA
- a CDS encoding ATPase, T2SS/T4P/T4SS family: MAEADKVASFGKMLVESETITENQWKQVMDFYKTTHKSIEAILIEQKLVEPSHLGDLLEFYYQVPVVKLEEFIISMDSVHLIPENIARQYCFMPMSLKGKELTVAMADPNDIVALDTVKYMHRDFTLKVVYATREDVERAIKTYYGAGDTFEDTVREVSKKAAEAKHEFGSEEKALETLSEETPVIQLVNRILHAAVDKHASDIHFEPTEKKAVIRFRIDGILHIELTLPMSAYPSMISRLKILCGMNIAERRLPQDGRTRIKVGEREVDIRASVFPLVFGEKMVLRLLDRSTTLANLDKLGFSEENYRKYSEIISQPYGMMLITGPTGSGKSTTLFATLNKVKSIHHNVISVEDPVEYQIDMVNQAQVNARIGLDFANCLRSILRQDPDIIMVGEIRDKETAEIAFHAAMTGHFVLSTLHTNDSCSSVTRLVEMGIPAYLVASVVSGAMAQRLLRCICIECREDQEIDDRVWTEIFGSPKDKPEKVYRGVGCPSCYNTGYLRRVAVTEVMKMTSRIKKLVSVGEPLEKIIEAAREEGLRPLREDAMIKVIQGITTLEEVLRTTVKEL; this comes from the coding sequence ATGGCTGAAGCCGACAAGGTGGCAAGTTTCGGGAAAATGCTCGTGGAGTCGGAGACCATCACGGAGAACCAGTGGAAACAGGTGATGGACTTCTACAAGACCACTCACAAGTCCATCGAGGCCATCCTCATCGAGCAGAAACTGGTGGAGCCATCCCATCTTGGCGATCTGCTCGAGTTCTACTACCAGGTGCCTGTCGTGAAGCTCGAGGAGTTCATCATCTCAATGGACTCGGTGCACCTTATCCCCGAGAATATCGCCCGCCAGTACTGCTTCATGCCCATGAGCCTCAAGGGAAAAGAGCTCACGGTGGCGATGGCGGATCCCAACGACATCGTGGCCCTTGACACGGTGAAATACATGCACAGGGATTTCACCCTCAAGGTGGTCTATGCCACCCGCGAGGATGTCGAGAGGGCGATAAAGACCTATTACGGCGCCGGCGACACCTTTGAGGACACCGTGAGGGAGGTCTCAAAGAAGGCGGCCGAGGCAAAGCATGAGTTCGGCTCCGAGGAGAAGGCCCTCGAGACCCTCAGCGAGGAGACACCTGTGATCCAGCTGGTGAACAGGATACTCCACGCCGCCGTCGATAAGCATGCGAGCGATATCCATTTCGAGCCCACGGAGAAGAAAGCCGTCATCCGATTCAGGATAGACGGCATCCTTCACATAGAGCTCACGCTCCCCATGTCAGCCTATCCTTCCATGATATCAAGGCTCAAGATACTGTGCGGCATGAATATTGCCGAGAGGCGCCTCCCCCAGGACGGGAGGACCCGCATCAAGGTGGGAGAGCGCGAGGTTGACATCAGGGCCAGTGTCTTCCCCCTCGTCTTCGGGGAAAAAATGGTTCTCAGGCTCCTGGACAGGAGCACGACGCTTGCCAACCTTGACAAGCTGGGCTTTTCCGAAGAGAATTACAGGAAGTACTCGGAGATAATCTCCCAGCCGTACGGTATGATGCTCATCACGGGACCCACAGGGAGCGGAAAAAGCACTACCCTCTTTGCGACGCTTAACAAGGTGAAGTCGATTCATCATAATGTTATCAGCGTTGAAGACCCTGTCGAGTACCAGATCGACATGGTAAACCAGGCGCAGGTCAACGCGAGAATTGGCCTCGACTTCGCCAACTGCCTCCGCTCCATCCTCCGCCAGGATCCCGATATCATCATGGTGGGCGAGATAAGGGATAAGGAGACCGCCGAGATCGCCTTTCATGCCGCGATGACAGGCCATTTTGTGCTCTCGACGCTCCATACCAACGATTCCTGCTCTTCCGTCACGAGGCTCGTGGAGATGGGGATCCCCGCCTACCTGGTGGCCTCGGTGGTCTCGGGCGCCATGGCCCAGAGGCTTCTGCGCTGCATCTGCATCGAGTGCCGCGAGGATCAGGAGATTGATGACCGTGTCTGGACCGAAATATTCGGATCGCCGAAGGACAAGCCCGAAAAGGTGTACAGGGGCGTGGGCTGCCCCTCGTGCTATAACACGGGCTACCTCAGGAGAGTGGCCGTCACGGAGGTCATGAAGATGACTTCCCGCATAAAGAAGCTTGTCTCTGTCGGTGAGCCGCTGGAGAAGATCATTGAGGCGGCCCGGGAAGAGGGCCTCAGGCCCCTCAGGGAGGACGCGATGATAAAGGTCATCCAGGGCATCACGACGCTGGAAGAAGTGCTTCGCACCACAGTAAAGGAGCTATAG
- a CDS encoding type II secretion system F family protein, with amino-acid sequence MPQFSFSALDSEGKKVSGMLEADSPDAAHKVLAEKDLIVTSLTMTASTATMASSAAAYKNLRVKTEDLLLLTQELSSMLDAGIPLKRSLEVVGNDISSRSLKVVVTNLATGLSQGKSLSEMMRQFPRVFSKLYVSMVGAGEKSGNLPLILNRLSDYIQRSEYLRRKVEAALYYPTIVVCFAVLVMVFLFTFGIPRLKSIYDELGRELPFTTQTLINFCSFLGTWWYIIFPLIGVAIYLFVRFARTEAGQLAIDTFKINMVLLGELFQKVAISRFARTLATLYSSGVPILDAMELVSGSTGNRVMENVVKGALKNLREGEQLADPLRRSKAFTEMAISMIAAGEETGSLDTILAKLADFYEAQVEISLQALSGLVEPIIMIFIGIGLGAVIITLALPFLTVSTLIN; translated from the coding sequence ATGCCACAGTTCTCATTTTCCGCACTGGACAGCGAGGGGAAAAAAGTCTCGGGGATGCTTGAGGCCGACAGCCCCGATGCGGCTCACAAGGTGCTTGCGGAAAAGGATCTCATCGTGACGAGCCTCACGATGACGGCGTCCACCGCTACCATGGCATCATCGGCGGCGGCCTACAAAAACCTCAGGGTGAAGACTGAAGACCTTCTGCTGCTCACCCAGGAGCTCAGCTCCATGCTTGACGCGGGGATTCCCCTCAAGCGCTCCCTTGAAGTGGTGGGCAATGACATCTCAAGCCGCAGCCTGAAGGTCGTGGTGACCAACCTCGCCACGGGGCTCTCCCAGGGGAAATCCCTCTCGGAGATGATGAGGCAGTTTCCCCGGGTCTTCTCGAAGCTCTACGTCTCAATGGTCGGGGCCGGCGAGAAGTCGGGAAATCTCCCCCTCATCCTGAACAGGCTCTCGGACTATATCCAGCGCTCGGAGTACCTCAGGAGAAAAGTGGAGGCGGCCCTTTACTATCCCACGATAGTGGTCTGCTTCGCCGTCCTGGTCATGGTCTTTCTCTTCACCTTCGGCATCCCGAGGCTCAAGAGCATCTATGACGAGCTGGGAAGGGAGCTCCCCTTCACCACGCAGACGCTGATAAACTTCTGCAGCTTCCTGGGGACCTGGTGGTATATCATCTTCCCCCTGATCGGCGTCGCCATCTACCTCTTCGTAAGATTCGCGAGAACCGAGGCGGGCCAGCTTGCCATCGACACCTTCAAGATCAACATGGTGCTCCTCGGGGAGCTCTTCCAGAAAGTGGCCATCTCGCGCTTCGCCCGCACACTCGCCACGCTCTACTCGAGCGGCGTGCCCATCCTTGACGCGATGGAGCTCGTCTCGGGAAGCACGGGAAACAGGGTCATGGAAAACGTGGTGAAAGGGGCCCTCAAGAACCTCCGCGAGGGCGAGCAGCTTGCCGATCCCCTCAGGAGAAGCAAAGCTTTCACCGAAATGGCCATCAGCATGATCGCCGCCGGCGAGGAGACCGGTTCCCTGGACACCATCCTCGCAAAGCTCGCTGATTTCTATGAGGCGCAGGTGGAGATATCGCTCCAGGCTCTCTCCGGCCTCGTTGAGCCAATTATCATGATATTCATCGGCATAGGGCTGGGAGCTGTCATCATCACGCTTGCCCTGCCGTTCCTCACCGTGAGCACGCTCATCAACTGA